Proteins from a genomic interval of Harpia harpyja isolate bHarHar1 chromosome 9, bHarHar1 primary haplotype, whole genome shotgun sequence:
- the LOC128146503 gene encoding leukotriene B4 receptor 1-like: protein MSQAEESSIHSTWNIVRSVVCIILSLSFIIGTPGNCIVVWTVCTKTKQVSPSVLLILNLAIADVLVLITLPVWIYSFADSWVFGVIFCKILVFIIYCSMYASIFLITALSLERLMAVFYPFTIQRYKTKEKISLIVFLIWFLSITFGISVIPFQETEEMNGRLLCTCRSYSSNRQKVSYLLLETLAGFVIPFLIICTCYMCVARRISRMTYQSKRRSERLIASIVVAFILCWFPHHLFNILDIISIQIELSNEELSLALDEIVGRGVYISGALVFISSCINPLLYAFAARRFRNHLRFAKISKLFEQMGQTVTEEDKKKSLVVTKQEDTLVSTENL, encoded by the coding sequence ATGAGTCAAGCTGAGGAAAGCAGTATCCACTCAACGTGGAATATTGTGAGGTCAGTAGTCTGCATAATACTGAGCTTGTCATTTATTATTGGGACCCCTGGAAATTGCATCGTCGTCTGGACTGTTTGTACAAAAACGAAGCAAGTATCTCCTTCAGTCCTGCTGATCTTAAACCTGGCCATTGCAGATGTCCTTGTACTGATTACTTTACCAGTCTGGATTTATTCCTTTGCTGACTCATGGGTTTTCGGAGTAATCTTCtgcaaaatactggttttcatTATTTACTGCAGCATGTATGCTAGTATATTTCTAATTACAGCACTGAGCTTGGAGCGGTTAATGGCTGTGTTTTACCCTTTCACAATTCAAAGATACAAAAcgaaagaaaagatttctttaatCGTGTTCCTCATTTGGTTCCTGTCTATTACTTTCGGCATTTCTGTCATTCCATTTCAAGAGACAGAAGAAATGAATGGTAGACTACTATGCACATGTCGCAGCTACTCTTCTAATAGACAGAAAGTGTCTTATCTTCTGCTGGAGACTCTTGCAGGTTTTGTAAtcccttttttaattatttgcacttGTTACATGTGTGTTGCAAGAAGAATAAGCAGAATGACTTACCAATCTAAGCGGCGATCGGAACGGCTCATTGCCAGCATTGTGGTGGCATTCATTTTATGCTGGTTCCCTCATCATCTCTTTAACATCCTAGATATTATTTCAATTCAGATAGAACTTTCTAACGAGGAGCTGTCTTTGGCACTGGATGAAATTGTAGGCAGAGGAGTATACATCTCTGGAGCACTTGTATTCATCAGTAGCTGCATTAATCCTCTACTTTACGCTTTTGCTGCACGAAGATTTCGGAATCACCTGAGATTTGCCAAGATATCAAAGCTGTTTGAACAGATGGGTCAGACTGTAACAgaggaagacaagaagaaaagtttGGTTGTAACCAAACAAGAAGATACTTTAGTAAGCACAGAAAATCTCTAA